Proteins encoded within one genomic window of Solenopsis invicta isolate M01_SB chromosome 10, UNIL_Sinv_3.0, whole genome shotgun sequence:
- the LOC105193150 gene encoding odorant receptor 4, giving the protein MIRENPLNRMAKFMLTLNGVWPGASTALFWRMVFIVSIPFAQYCHYRYLKAHMHSITIGDFIDCLSSFIAHCKVLFKCLVFWLNQRKFIEVLEVMREDWSDCANNDICMRETVRKAKVSERVTKVMMILHTTTIVTYSIGTILADIDVTNNTTELLFYTKVEFPFDVNTQRTYRFILAIDFFFLLMCSWCAGIMNTLLLILTIHVAGQINIVRHWLMQLASPENKSKNVSIATTKIIQKHQKIIRFTENIESLYTYIALMLFVSNMIMICLLAFVVVTAIGSPNATEVIMRSLLFYIITNFEAYIFCYAGEYLKNKSKEIGFAAYSCSWYNMKCEKTRTLSFVILRSQKQLTFTIGKMMDLSMQSFTSIMNTSGSYLSVLLAMQ; this is encoded by the exons ATGATTCGTGAAAATCCGCTTAATCGCATGGCGAAATTTATGCTCACTTTAAACGGCGTTTGGCCAGGCGCATCGACTGCTTTATTCTGGAGAATGGTTTTCATAGTTTCAATACCATTTGCTCAATACTGTCATTACCGTTATCTTAAGGCGCATATGCATTCTATTACAATTGGAGACTTCATAGACTGCCTGTCCAGTTTTATAGCACATTGCAAGGTGCTTTTTAAGTGCCTTGTGTTTTGGTTAAATCAACG AAAATTCATCGAAGTCTTGGAAGTGATGCGAGAGGATTGGAGTGATTGTGCTAATAACGATATCTGCATGCGCGAGACAGTGAGGAAAGCAAAAGTATCGGAACGTGTTACAAAAGTGATGATGATCCTTCACACGACAACGATTGTTACATATTCCATCGGTACCATCCTGGCCGATATCGATGTCACCAATAACACGACGGAATTACTTTTCTACACTAAGGTTGAATTTCCCTTCGACGTAAACACGCAACGCacatatagatttattttagcgatagatttcttctttttgctCATGTGTTCCTGGTGTGCTGGTATAATGAATACTTTGTTATTAATTCTG ACCATACATGTAGCTGGCCAAATCAATATTGTGCGTCACTGGTTAATGCAGCTTGCATCCCCcgaaaataaaagcaaaaatgtaTCAATCGCAACAactaaaattattcaaaagcaTCAAAAGATTATACGTTTTACGGAAAATATCGAAAGCCTTTATACATACATTGCACTGATGCTATTTGTGTCAAATATGATAATGATCTGTTTGTTAGCTTTCGTTGTCGTAACG GCAATTGGCAGCCCTAATGCGACAGAGGTAATAATGAGatcacttttattttacattatcacaAACTTCGAAGCATATATATTCTGCTACGCTggagaatatttgaaaaataag AGCAAAGAAATTGGTTTTGCGGCGTATAGTTGTTCATGGTATAATATGAAATGTGAGAAAACTCGTACTCTGTCATTTGTCATATTAAGATCGCAAAAGCAATTAACATTTACAATTGGAAAAATGATGGATCTATCCATGCAATCTTTTACTAGT ATTATGAATACATCGGGATCATATCTGTCGGTATTATTAGCAATGCAGTAA
- the LOC105193535 gene encoding odorant receptor 13a: MMSANTITRSIEIGLRVAGIWPGAAHAIVNRFFWTATMITAQIFQYRHMVVHLNSNDISQLMDGLSATLSYSLLFVKLIVFWTKQRIFNDVLASIATDWEKCGDTLCSMSAVANLTHRFSNLIIGLHSTAVLFYCIGVVALGGDDVADRELFLKMELPFESGTSPIYEVVLATQFLHQMTAATVIGVLTALLVTLVLHAGGQIDILREKLLEILPRKKAPPISVITMGSLIRRHQNIIVFTEKIESLYSYIALVQFISNTIVICCLGFIIVNSIGDDQGSSMLVKSILFYVVINLEAFIFCYAGEYLSVKSKSIGDAAYESLWYDLSPSENRILLFLIMRSQKQLTITVGKFMNLSLQQFANIIKSSASYISVLHAL, from the exons ATGATGTCTGCTAATACAATTACTCGGTCGATCGAGATCGGACTGCGGGTCGCCGGCATCTGGCCAGGCGCGGCCCACGCAATTGTCAATCGATTTTTCTGGACCGCGACGATGATAACCGCGCAGATCTTTCAGTATCGCCACATGGTGGTGCACCTCAATTCCAACGACATCTCACAGCTGATGGATGGCCTGAGCGCGACGCTGTCGTACAGTTTGTTGTTTGTCAAGTTGATTGTTTTCTGGACAAAACAACG AATATTCAACGACGTGTTAGCGAGCATCGCGACGGACTGGGAGAAATGCGGGGACACCTTGTGCAGCATGAGTGCCGTGGCCAATCTGACGCATCGTTTCTCCAATTTGATCATCGGCCTGCACTCGACGGCCGTGCTGTTCTACTGCATCGGCGTCGTCGCTCTGGGCGGCGACGACGTCGCCGATCGTGAACTTTTTCTCAAGATGGAGTTACCCTTCGAGAGTGGCACGTCGCCAATTTACGAGGTCGTCCTGGCCACGCAGTTCCTGCATCAGATGACGGCCGCCACTGTGATCGGCGTGCTCACTGCGTTGCTCGTTACGCTG GTGCTCCATGCGGGCGGTCAAATAGACATTCTGCGggaaaaattattggaaattttacCGAGGAAAAAGGCACCACCTATCTCTGTGATCACGATGGGCTCGTTAATTCGGAGGCATCAAAACATCATCGTTTTCACCGAAAAGATCGAAAGCCTGTACTCGTACATCGCGCTAGTGCAATTCATATCGAACACTATCGTTATTTGTTGCCTAGGCTTCATCATCGTTAAC TCGATCGGCGACGATCAAGGCTCCTCTATGTTAGTGAAATCTATCTTATTTTACGTCGTCATTAACTTGGAAGCGTTCATCTTCTGCTACGCCGGCGAATATCTGAGTGTCAAG AGCAAATCGATCGGCGATGCGGCATACGAATCTCTGTGGTACGATTTGTCTCCCAGCGAGAATCGAATCCTCTTATTCCTGATAAtgaggtcgcaaaaacaattgaCGATTACCGTTGGCAAGTTCATGAATCTCTCATTGCAACAGTTTGCGAAC ATCATCAAATCGTCGGCGTCATACATCTCTGTGCTACACGCGTTGTAA
- the LOC120358863 gene encoding uncharacterized protein LOC120358863 — MAVATAVVVAAAAVAAVAAMAVVEAAAAAAATTSRAERIGLHGNHPEANPGCIRRELKDLQFNRVLEYKLNISSFYTIENFQRRRTIRFSITMFLHSRRTHERGIRDFLLSDK; from the exons atggcggtggcgacggcggtggtagtggcggcggcagcggtggcggcggtggcggcgatggCGGTGGTggaagcggcggcggcggcggcggcgacgacttCCCGGGCCGAGCGAATTGGTCTCCATGGGAACCATCCCGAAGCCAATCCGGGGTGCATTC GTCGAGAGTTGAAAGACCTGCAATTCAATCGAGTTCTggagtataaattaaacatttcgtCGTTCTACACAATAGAAAACTTTCAACGAAGAAGAACAATTCGTTTCTCCATAACGATGTTTCTGCATTCTCGAAGAACACATGAACGCGGTATTCGAGACTTCTTGCTCTCTGATaagtaa